One Arthrobacter sp. StoSoilB20 DNA segment encodes these proteins:
- a CDS encoding ABC transporter ATP-binding protein, whose amino-acid sequence MSDVLELASVSVVRGKKTLLDKVDWQVNEGERWVILGPNGAGKTTLLQIAAARLHPSSGKAGILDEVLGRVDVFELRPRIGLSSAALATQIPEHENVLNVVVTAAYGVTGRWREGYERDDERRAFGLLNDWGMGPLLNRTFATLSEGERKRVQIARALMTDPELLLLDEPAAGLDLGGREELVHKLGELASDEAAPAMVLVTHHLEEVPPGFTHAMLLREGGVVAAGPIKEVLTDEHLSETFGLPLDVSENAGRYTATARRLPTR is encoded by the coding sequence ATGAGTGATGTTCTGGAATTGGCTTCCGTCAGCGTTGTCCGAGGCAAGAAGACCCTGCTGGACAAGGTTGACTGGCAGGTCAACGAAGGGGAACGCTGGGTCATCCTGGGACCGAATGGCGCCGGAAAGACCACGCTTCTCCAGATAGCCGCAGCCCGGCTCCACCCCAGCAGCGGAAAGGCCGGGATCCTGGATGAGGTCCTGGGTCGTGTTGATGTTTTCGAACTGCGCCCCCGCATCGGGTTGTCTTCGGCAGCACTTGCGACCCAGATCCCCGAGCATGAGAACGTCCTCAACGTGGTGGTCACCGCCGCCTACGGCGTGACCGGACGCTGGCGCGAGGGTTACGAGCGCGACGACGAGCGGCGCGCCTTTGGCTTGCTGAACGACTGGGGGATGGGCCCGCTGCTTAACCGGACCTTTGCCACCTTGTCCGAGGGCGAGCGAAAGCGTGTGCAGATTGCCCGCGCCCTCATGACAGACCCCGAACTACTGCTTTTGGATGAACCGGCCGCGGGCCTGGATCTGGGCGGCCGGGAGGAACTGGTGCACAAGCTTGGTGAGCTGGCCAGCGACGAAGCGGCTCCCGCGATGGTCCTGGTGACCCACCACCTTGAGGAAGTGCCCCCGGGATTCACCCATGCCATGCTGCTCCGCGAAGGCGGCGTGGTGGCCGCTGGTCCCATCAAGGAAGTTCTCACGGACGAACACCTCAGCGAGACCTTCGGCCTGCCGCTGGACGTTTCAGAAAACGCGGGACGCTACACCGCCACTGCCCGCCGCTTGCCGACCCGATAG
- a CDS encoding sulfite exporter TauE/SafE family protein: MEILSSILVFFAGLWAGTINAVVGSGTLVTFPVLIAIGITPVVASMSNAMGLVAGTAAGAWGYRRELAGRGRQLMKLLPASLLGGITGAWLLLHLPEKVFHYVAPVLLVMALLMVLFQPKLQAWVRSREQNPEHAIRDRSHGILLVVLVYLAGVYGGYFVAAQGILLVGILGVFLSGTMQNANAMKNILVLGVNMVAAISYLIFAFDRIEWLVVLLIAVSSTIGGLVGSKVGRKLSPRVLRAVIFTLGIVALGFMIANLMK, from the coding sequence ATGGAAATCCTTAGCAGCATCCTGGTCTTTTTCGCGGGCTTGTGGGCCGGCACCATCAACGCGGTGGTCGGTTCCGGCACACTGGTGACTTTTCCTGTCCTCATTGCCATTGGCATCACACCCGTGGTGGCGTCCATGAGCAATGCCATGGGCCTTGTAGCCGGCACAGCGGCGGGCGCCTGGGGTTACCGCCGCGAGTTGGCCGGCAGGGGACGGCAGCTGATGAAGTTGCTGCCGGCCTCGCTGCTGGGCGGCATCACCGGCGCGTGGCTCCTGCTGCACCTACCGGAGAAGGTCTTCCACTACGTTGCTCCCGTCCTGTTGGTCATGGCCCTGTTGATGGTGCTGTTCCAGCCCAAACTGCAGGCCTGGGTCCGCAGCCGGGAGCAAAACCCGGAACATGCCATCCGGGATCGCAGCCATGGAATCCTCTTGGTTGTGCTCGTCTATCTTGCCGGCGTCTACGGTGGCTACTTTGTGGCGGCACAAGGGATTTTGCTGGTAGGCATCCTTGGCGTGTTCCTGAGCGGAACAATGCAAAATGCCAACGCCATGAAGAACATCCTGGTGCTCGGCGTAAATATGGTGGCAGCAATCTCCTACCTGATCTTTGCTTTCGACCGCATCGAGTGGCTGGTGGTTCTCCTCATTGCCGTGAGCTCCACCATCGGCGGTTTGGTAGGTTCAAAAGTTGGCCGGAAGTTGTCCCCGCGCGTCCTCCGGGCCGTCATCTTCACCCTTGGCATCGTGGCCCTTGGCTTCATGATCGCCAACCTGATGAAATAA
- a CDS encoding RNA methyltransferase, translating to MAFHYLESADDPRVTDYTTLTDVHLRKLREPEEGMYIAESSRVLRRALAAGHQPRSFFLAEKWLEDLQDVFQAYPDVPVFIGKASLLEEITGFHLHRGAMAAMQRPAPVPLETLLASARRVAVLEDIVDHTNVGAIFRSAAALGVDAVLVSPRCGDPLYRRSVRVSMGTVFQVPWARLESWPDDLFRLKEQGFTIAAMELTDDALDLDDLASREYPKLALVLGTEGPGMSQDTLDAADLAVKIPMRAGVDSLNVAAASAVAFWELRPRD from the coding sequence GTGGCTTTCCACTATCTTGAGTCCGCGGATGATCCACGCGTGACGGACTACACCACTCTTACTGATGTGCACCTTCGGAAGCTTCGTGAGCCTGAAGAAGGCATGTACATCGCCGAGTCTTCGAGAGTTTTACGCAGGGCACTGGCCGCCGGACACCAGCCCCGATCCTTTTTCCTGGCAGAAAAGTGGCTGGAAGACCTCCAGGACGTTTTCCAGGCATATCCGGACGTTCCGGTGTTCATCGGCAAGGCGTCCCTGCTGGAAGAAATCACCGGTTTCCACCTGCACCGTGGTGCCATGGCAGCAATGCAACGGCCGGCCCCTGTTCCACTGGAGACACTGCTGGCCAGCGCCCGGCGCGTCGCTGTCCTCGAAGACATCGTTGACCACACCAATGTGGGGGCAATTTTCCGGTCCGCCGCAGCACTGGGGGTGGACGCTGTCCTGGTGTCCCCACGGTGTGGAGATCCCTTGTACAGGCGCAGTGTCAGGGTCAGCATGGGCACGGTCTTCCAAGTTCCCTGGGCCAGGCTGGAAAGCTGGCCGGATGACCTGTTCCGCCTCAAGGAGCAGGGCTTCACCATTGCCGCAATGGAACTGACTGATGATGCGTTGGATCTGGACGACCTGGCCTCAAGGGAGTACCCCAAACTGGCTTTGGTGCTTGGCACGGAGGGCCCCGGCATGAGCCAGGACACCCTGGATGCTGCAGACCTGGCAGTCAAAATCCCCATGCGCGCGGGCGTTGACTCACTCAACGTTGCTGCCGCCTCGGCAGTGGCTTTTTGGGAACTCCGTCCGCGCGACTGA